One Jeotgalibaca porci genomic region harbors:
- a CDS encoding sigma-70 family RNA polymerase sigma factor — translation MTHNESGISNEEMVAAMKEGQMEYFEPLFYRFSPLIKKYMKDYFLEYVEFEDLMQEARLVMLDAVERYDSEKGMRFSGYYRLVLQHHIYGIIRKENAYRRKSDRRAVSFDQLLETSHSVQMKFVDFQTPEYLLTLRESYEDYVALLSSFEKEVYLLFIRGLSIKSIASNLNVEYVRVKNALERCRQKFNAIS, via the coding sequence GTGACTCACAATGAGAGCGGCATCTCAAACGAGGAGATGGTAGCAGCAATGAAGGAAGGGCAGATGGAATATTTCGAACCATTATTCTATCGCTTCTCTCCTTTGATTAAAAAATATATGAAAGATTATTTTCTTGAGTATGTTGAGTTTGAGGATTTGATGCAAGAAGCGCGACTAGTTATGTTGGATGCAGTTGAGAGATATGACAGCGAAAAAGGAATGCGATTTTCGGGGTACTATCGTTTGGTATTGCAACATCATATTTACGGAATCATCCGTAAAGAAAATGCATATCGGCGGAAGAGTGATCGAAGAGCGGTGTCATTTGACCAACTGTTGGAAACGAGCCATTCAGTCCAAATGAAATTCGTTGATTTTCAGACACCCGAGTATCTTTTGACTTTGAGGGAATCATACGAAGACTACGTAGCGTTGCTTTCCAGCTTCGAGAAGGAAGTTTATCTGTTGTTTATCAGAGGACTTTCAATTAAAAGCATTGCCAGTAATTTGAACGTAGAATACGTCAGGGTAAAAAACGCATTGGAACGTTGCAGGCAAAAATTTAATGCGATATCGTAA
- the rlmB gene encoding 23S rRNA (guanosine(2251)-2'-O)-methyltransferase RlmB produces the protein MNQRNRKPNRDTKRDNKRDFRKDDYKGRAPKRKPEPETNNRPEQQDDFVIGKHAVYETLQSERDINKLFLQEGIGGEKIGEILELAKERQIQITIVPKTKLDLLSDNGVHQGVMLATAAFQYATLDDLFAVAKEKGEDPFFVILDGIEDPHNLGSVLRTADASGVHGVIIPKRRAVGLTGTVAKTSTGAIEHVPVVRVTNLARTIEELKERGVWIYATDMKGQSYEKWDANLPVAVIIGNEGKGVSRLLKDSADGLLTIPMKGHVQSLNASVAAGLMMYEVYRKRNFE, from the coding sequence ATGAACCAAAGAAATAGAAAGCCGAATCGCGATACAAAAAGAGATAACAAACGCGATTTTAGAAAAGATGACTATAAAGGGCGCGCACCGAAGCGTAAGCCTGAACCAGAAACAAACAACCGTCCGGAACAACAAGATGACTTTGTAATCGGAAAACATGCCGTTTATGAAACGCTACAATCCGAACGCGACATCAACAAATTGTTCTTGCAAGAAGGAATCGGTGGCGAAAAGATTGGTGAGATTCTGGAGTTGGCGAAAGAACGCCAGATTCAAATTACCATTGTGCCAAAGACAAAATTGGATTTATTATCCGATAATGGTGTGCATCAAGGGGTGATGCTGGCAACAGCAGCGTTCCAATATGCAACGTTGGATGATTTATTCGCAGTTGCGAAGGAAAAAGGTGAGGACCCATTCTTCGTCATTTTAGATGGGATTGAAGATCCACATAACTTGGGTTCTGTTTTACGGACTGCAGATGCGAGTGGCGTTCACGGGGTTATTATTCCGAAGCGTCGTGCAGTGGGCCTAACCGGAACCGTTGCGAAAACGTCTACCGGTGCGATTGAGCACGTGCCAGTTGTACGCGTGACAAACTTAGCGCGGACAATTGAAGAGTTGAAAGAGCGCGGTGTATGGATCTATGCGACCGACATGAAAGGACAATCCTACGAGAAATGGGATGCCAATTTACCGGTTGCGGTTATCATCGGTAACGAAGGCAAGGGCGTTTCACGCTTATTGAAGGACTCTGCGGACGGTTTGTTAACGATCCCGATGAAAGGGCATGTTCAAAGCTTAAATGCGAGTGTGGCTGCGGGACTCATGATGTACGAAGTTTATCGTAAACGTAACTTTGAATAG
- a CDS encoding NYN domain-containing protein codes for MKKEILVVDGYNMIGAWPELVNLKNRDLIEEARDRLLQILSNYQAFENIEIWVVFDAQFVPGITKEYTKYKVKVVFTGQGETADTYIEGIVDKLKNVLTDVTVATSDLAEQQLVFNKGANRMSALDLMLELQRSKRARDKEAEYQKVQGYGRKKRGSLTEEQLDELGRLRESLSGKSIK; via the coding sequence GTGAAGAAAGAAATATTAGTTGTGGATGGGTACAATATGATTGGCGCTTGGCCAGAACTGGTAAACTTGAAGAACCGTGACCTTATTGAGGAAGCACGTGATCGTCTTCTTCAAATCCTGTCAAATTACCAGGCGTTTGAAAACATTGAGATTTGGGTTGTGTTCGATGCCCAGTTCGTTCCTGGCATTACGAAAGAATATACCAAATATAAAGTAAAAGTCGTCTTTACCGGACAAGGGGAGACGGCGGATACGTATATTGAGGGAATTGTCGACAAGCTAAAGAATGTCCTAACCGACGTGACCGTTGCGACCAGCGATCTAGCTGAGCAACAACTTGTCTTCAATAAAGGCGCCAACCGGATGTCCGCACTTGATTTGATGCTCGAACTTCAACGCTCCAAACGCGCCCGCGACAAAGAAGCCGAATACCAAAAAGTTCAAGGATATGGCAGAAAAAAACGCGGCAGTTTAACGGAAGAGCAGTTGGATGAGTTGGGAAGATTGCGGGAGAGTTTATCGGGTAAAAGTATTAAATAG
- a CDS encoding Gx transporter family protein, which produces MKKNTRLIYISLLAAQGVVITLLERSIPFPFAFAPGAKLGLANIITILAIFTLPAKDSLKVVWMRLLVSTLLGGTLSTFLYSFAGAFLSYFGMLSVRRLGPKHVSLIGVSATGGILHNVGQLVVASTIAQSFSVMLYLPVLAITGIFSGIAVGIAANYLMEHVVTIKNFQREEAKTDRLTQMWYDAQYTEEFKELE; this is translated from the coding sequence ATGAAAAAAAATACACGATTAATATATATTTCATTATTAGCTGCGCAAGGGGTGGTGATTACCTTGTTGGAGCGGTCGATTCCGTTTCCGTTCGCATTTGCGCCGGGAGCAAAGTTGGGATTGGCAAATATTATTACTATTTTGGCAATTTTTACGTTGCCAGCTAAGGACAGTTTGAAAGTGGTCTGGATGCGGTTGTTGGTATCAACATTATTGGGCGGGACATTGTCGACGTTCCTTTATAGTTTCGCCGGTGCTTTTTTGAGCTACTTTGGGATGCTGTCGGTTCGTCGTTTGGGACCCAAGCATGTGAGTTTGATTGGGGTAAGTGCAACGGGCGGTATTTTACATAACGTGGGGCAATTGGTTGTGGCAAGTACCATTGCCCAATCGTTCAGCGTGATGCTTTACTTACCTGTTCTAGCCATTACCGGAATTTTCTCTGGTATTGCAGTTGGGATTGCGGCGAACTACTTAATGGAGCATGTCGTGACGATTAAAAACTTCCAGCGTGAAGAAGCAAAGACCGATCGCTTAACCCAAATGTGGTACGATGCACAATATACAGAAGAATTTAAAGAACTGGAATAG